Below is a genomic region from Thunnus thynnus chromosome 22, fThuThy2.1, whole genome shotgun sequence.
AACACGACACTTGTATGTTCCAGTGTCGTTGATGGTGACGTTCTTCAGAATCACAGAAACGTCTCCGTCCTTCATCTCTGGATCTCTCAGCTGCACTCGACCACGAAAAGATGGATGCTGGTAGTATTCATATGATCGATCATCTCTGAAGAAGAAGACATAGTCATCTGTCTTCAGGTCAGGTCTGCTCCACTCTAACAGTGTGATGGCTTCATCTCTGGGACTCTGACACTGAAGAGTGACATCATCTCCAGGCTTTGGTTTCATCTCTGAAagatttcaacaaaaacaaacttagTGATACTTTCATCTTTAAATTAAAGTAATCGTTAAATATAAACTGTCAGTGtcaaaacaaatatgaataGGAGACAATAATTATGGACAAAACTAACATCAGTTATTATGTTAAATTTCAGGTGTGAAGTGTTGTTCACTAATTTGTGATCATTGCTCAGACATGTcgtttaattaaacaacttaatCTCTGTAAATTTAGGTGAAAATGCTCCTAAAAGTGAATTTAGACATCAGGTCCATTTTTaagaaccaaagtgtcagtaacagCTGAGCTTATCTGATAAAATGT
It encodes:
- the LOC137175214 gene encoding myelin-oligodendrocyte glycoprotein-like isoform X3 → MKPKPGDDVTLQCQSPRDEAITLLEWSRPDLKTDDYVFFFRDDRSYEYYQHPSFRGRVQLRDPEMKDGDVSVILKNVTINDTGTYKCRVSVNSSEPELMNTINLKVEDSGHTAGNTWTEGDKDGNMGGHVGLVVGLSLAAGVIVVVGFVIFMIYKRNKKNSSLHPAEEAGDQQISKM